In Numida meleagris isolate 19003 breed g44 Domestic line chromosome 19, NumMel1.0, whole genome shotgun sequence, the sequence GAACACTGGCAGCTGCATCGTATCGAATGCCCGCATACCTCGACAGCACAGCTGGCTCACAGCCACCCGCTCCCTGCCCACCCTGCAGCGTGCTCAGTGCTTGCACCCCAAGCACCTGGGCACAGTGCAGGCATCACAGGCTTGGTATGGGGCTGCTGAGGATGGACCCTCCCTGAGGGGAATAAGAAAAGTAGCGCTGGCTCGGAGCCATTTATTCCCTCCTTGCTGAAGCTGATTTGTGTTGAGTTTCACTTGTCTGAGCCCTGGACGGCCTTTGAGAGCAGACGTGGCACCCCAAAGCCACAAAGCTCATCTGGGAAGGCTCTGATACAGCCAGAGGAGAGGTTTACAAGCataaagtgcttttcttttaaactttgaAGGACTCTATTTTTAGCAAATAAAGATAATGTCCCAGTTGCTGTTGTTCATCTTTTGTTGCATGGAACATGCCAAATACTTACCATGTCTGCcatatttttttatcatttaacCTTCTCCGAGCTGCATTGCGGCTCCCTCATGCTGCAGCAGAGATTATGGGCTATCTGCATGtactgttcatagaatcatagaatggcttagctTGGAGcagaccttaaagatcatctagttccagcccccctgccatgggcagcgttgccaaccactagatcaggctgcccaggatcccaccCAAACTGGCTTTGcatgcctccagagatggggcatccacaacctctctgggcaacctgtcccacATGTGCCCTCGGTTACTTAGAAAAGATCTCATTCACCAGACTGAAtttggaaaagggaagaaaaggcgAGGCAGAGCTCCCTACAAAAAGAGCCTTCCCAGCCTGAGCAGGCTGCATTCATTCTGGGTGCCGCGAGGATAGGGCAGCACCTTCCCCAGCTCCCCTGAAGTGAAATTGGACTGCATTTCACAATGCTTTGATTAGGAACTCCAGCCTGTTGTGTCCTTCCTCTACTCTCGCAGCAAGCAGGGCGCGGAGCAGACTCTGGGCCTTGCCAGGAGTGAGAACTGAGAGGGCAATGCAACTGCCTGAGTGCACCCTGTCCTTCTGCACTGTCACCCAGGTTGCAGGACTCCATCCCCCGCTGCCTCCCTGCACAGGGCAGCTCCGAGCAAGACGAGGCTGGACCAGCAGCCACGCCTGGACTGATGTTAATTACGGCATGAATCCACTACTCCTGATCAAAGGgacagcagagagaggaaaaagtaggAGTTTTGAGTGCAGAAAAGGGATGAGGAGGCTCCTTAAGACACCACTAGGTCTTGTTCAGTGGGCTGGCAGGAGGGTCTGTGCGCATCCACACAGCACCCAGCCTGCTGGTGGTCAGGCTGGCTGCACTGAGACCCCAACGTGCCCGACACCCAGCGTGTCCTGCACCCCGTGCATCTTATGCCCAACACATCTCACATCCAAGGCGGCCTACACCCAATGCACCCTACCCCCAACGCGGCCTACACCCAGCATGCCCTATACCCAATGCATCCTACACACAACGCACCTTAAACCCAATGCGTCCTACACCCCATGTGTCCTACAGCCACGCATCCTACACCCAGCACGTCCTATATGCATCGTATACCCGCACAACACACACACTCAAAGCCCTCTGCCAACCGGGCCCTAACACGCTGCCCCGCCGCCTGTGCCAAGCACGCATGCGCGCTCTAAGCCCCACCTTCCCCCTCCCTTCTCGTTGGCCGCTTTGTTCCACGCTGATAGGTCAGCTGCGCTGCCAATCGGCCGGCTTTGAGGGGGCGGGGCCAGGCTATTGTCCAATCGCCGTGAAGAGGGCGGGGCAGCCCGGGAGCGCAGGAAGCAGGTAGGGGTTGAGGTGCGCGGCGTGCGGGCTGCGGGGGGCAATGGGGGGTGCGGGGTGCAGGGCTGGAGTGCTAAGGGGTGCATGGGGGTATGGTGTGCAAGGGGGAACTGGAATGCTGTGGGGTTCAGGGGTCTGGAGGGTTCTGGTGGGCTGTGGGATGCCGGGGGGCTGTTAGTTATCGGGGGGCTAtagggggctgtggggcacaggaGGCTGTGAGGGATTCGCGAGCCATGGGgtgcagaggggctgtgggggaCTGAGGGGACATGAAATGCAGGAGGGGAGTGGGATGTGGGGTGTCCGTAGAGTGCAGAAGGGCTGTAGGCAACAGGGGGGCCATGGGTTGCAGGGGAGCTATAGGGGGCTGGATGCAGCAGGTTATGGAGTTCAGCGAATTATGGGGTGCAGGGGGCTTCCCGGGGGGGGGCATGGGGTCCATGGGGAGCCGTGGGGTGCTGGGCACCACCAGTGGGGCCAGGGCGGGTGCTGCCACTCCTCATCCCCAGCCGGGGCTGCTCGGGGGCCGTGGGTGACCCTGCAGTGCCGCAGCATGGCAGGGCCCTGGGACGTGGTGCTGCGGGATGAGGCAGCCCtgaggcaggcagcagtggtGGCGGTGGACACGGCGCTGCTGGAGGGCGTGCTGATGCGTACCGATGTCGAGCCCAATGCCTCCGAGGTAAGTCTTGCCCTCTCTATCCCCCCCGGAGTTGCACAGCCCCGCACTaaggcactgctgctgtgcccctgcAGGTGGTGAGCTATGCGCCCTTCACACTGCTGCCCTCGGCTGTGCCCCGCGCCCTGTTCGAGCAAGCCTACGCTGTGCAGCGGGACTTCAACCTGCTGGTGGATGCCATCAGCCGGGACAAGGAGTTCCTGGAGCGCACCCTGGCCAGGTAACGTGTTGCAGGTTGCATTTAGTGAAATGCAGGATCACAGAAGGGAATCGTTAAGGTTGGTAAACACCTCAAAGGCCGTCTAGTCCCACCATCAACCCGCCGTGCCCACCAAAccgcgtccctcagtgccacatctccgtgtttcttgaacgcctccagggacagtgactccaccacctccctgggcagcctgtgccagtgcctgagcACTCTTTCAGAGGAGATATTTCTGCTAATACCCAACCTAAATGTTAAGTAGGAATCACGTGGCACCTCTGCAGGAATTCTCTTCTTCGCTGACTTTCTGTCCTAACGTTCATTTCCATCAAGTCTCTGCAGTCTGAGGTCTCCCTGGGACAGTAGTTAGCTGCCTGCAGTGACTTCTGCCTCACCAGTACCTGAGCCTTGCGGCTTCTCCTTTTgctggcactggggctgtgaATACAAGTAGCTGGAGGCTTCCTCGAGTTCTGCCTGTAGCAGCCTGCTTTGGTCTTGTTTGCACTTGTTGGCAGCTGGCTGATTGCTGCCGAAGCCTTAAGTTGCCTTAGGTTGGCCTTACGTTGTGTCACGGGaagttcaggttgaatattaggagAAACTCCTTCTCAGAAGGAATAGTTACACGTTGGAACAAActggaggtggtgcagtcaccgtccctgtAGGTGTTCGAGTaaggtggagatgtggcactgaagaacgcgggcagtgggcacggtgcAATGGGTTGGGATTGGAGTGGGTGATCTTAGACAACACCTCTAActttaatggttctatgattctgtgaagtgctCAGCACCACGGCACACAAGACTCGGAGCCCAGCAGGGAGGGCATCTGGTGCAGCCCctgagctgtgtgtgcaggCACGGGGATGCTCCTTCCCTGTATCTGCAGGACTCTGCCGtgttcctttgcttttgctctGTGTTGTCTCTGCCTCACGTCCCCTGAGCACAGtggtgctctgtgctgagccATCTAAGCCTGCATTGGGCCCTGTGCTCCTTGCAGGGCACAGGGCTTGGCCTGGCCACAGCCCCACGTGCAGCACTAGGAATATTCCCAGCAGGGATTCTCTAGTTCCTCTGTAGTGCTGCAAGGGGACTGACCCAGTCCTGCTCTCCCTCCAGCACCATCAAGGTGGACGACTTCACGGCACGGCTCTTCAGGATCCACCGGCAGGTTCTGGAGGAAGGGCTGGCACAGgtaggctgcagcagggagggtgGAAGGCAGCAGGGGCAGGGTGGGTGGGACCACAGCAGGCCCCAGCCCTCTGTGGGTGCAGTTGGACAGAGGTGCATGGAGCCCCCCAACCACGTTTGGGGTTGCTGCTAAGtagtgttgtacagagccaaggccgtttgcagtgaagggcccaaggagctgggagggaacagaataaGGACAGCTGACTTCAACTGGCCAGGATATCCCATGctatatgacatcatgtggGAGGAGTTTTCAAGGGAGTGGGACTCCATTTCACTCTCTATTCATGTGCTGGGGGCTAGCCGGGCATCAGGCGGGGGGTGGTGAGGAATTGCTTACACATTACTTGTTATATACGTTATATATAGTCATAACCGTaatgctttccctttcctctgtcTTAGTAGATAGCTTTATTATAACCCACAAGTTCTGATTTGTGTTCCCTCCCCTCCGTCTCAGTCTGTGTTTTTAGGCATCAACCGCTCTGACTACATGTTTGACTGCGGGGCAGCCAGCCCGCCGGCGCTGAAGCAGATTGAGATCAACACCATCGCCGCCAGCTTCGGTGGCCTCGCCTCCCGCACCGCTGCCGTGCATGGGTAGGGAGCAGCTGCAACCCCCCTgtgccccagcccagccccgtGGTGCCTGGGGCCAGGTCTGGAGCCGCTCCTGTCCCGCAGGCGGGTGCTCAGAGTGCTGGGGAAGCCTGAGGAGGCGGCGAGGTTGCTGCCCAATAACCCTGCCCGTGGACTGGCCATGGGCATCGCCAAGGCCTGGGAGCTCTACGGCTCGCCGAGGtgagtgctgccagctcctggggctGCACATACTTAGTTTACAGCTGATAGAgcccagcctcctcctgcctttcccTTCGTGCACGTGCCCAGCACGTGGTGGTGACGCAGGGCCGGTCCTGCTCTCTGTGCCAggccacagaactgcaggaggCTCACAAGGAGCCGTGCAGGAAGCCTGGACCGCAGAGATCAGTGATGGGTGAGCCTGGTGTGTGATCTCTGGGTTAATGGTGCCCTGCACGTCTCTTCCAGTGCCGTGGTGATGTTCCTGGTGGAGGAGGCCCAAAGGAATATCTTTGATCAGCGATGTGTGGAAAATGAGCTCTGGAACAGGTAAAGCAGAGTCTGTCTGCTTCTCACTTGGCCACCCATGCAATGTTAAAGCCAAAACATGTTACGGTTTCCTGGCCTGTCGGAGGGCATGCCGTGGCgtgcagcagggctgtcctTACCTTGGACTTCTCCCTGAGGTCTCTCAGCTTTCCTTCGCCAAcgtcctgctccagcagcaccaaagcccctgccctgcagggctggttcCTTGCAGTGATGTACCCGTGggtcctcagagctgctccagggTGGCTCTGCTGCGGGCCAAGCCAATAAGGAGCAGAGTGGGAATGCCGGCGGTCCTGATTGCTCTCTAACTTGGGATTGGGCAGAGGGTCTTCTGTAAAAGGTTAATTAGCAAAGCTTCAGCCCCACTGGGAAGGGCTCTGCAGATCTGTGGAGCTCCGGGGAAGGGGAGGTCAGAGGAGGCTGAGCCTCAGGGTTGGCAGAGAGCCACAGCCGCACCAGGAACTCAGCGGGGCCGCAGTGCCACTGTGTGGGGAGGGACGAGAGAGCTGAAGGGAGGAGGTTCCCCAGGAAGCAAACAAAGTGTCTGCAGCCACCGGCTGGGAAGCCAGCGGTGAGCCTGCCCTGTAGGGATGACAGAATATCGGCTTCTCTTAGAAAAGCTTTAGGAAGTGAAAAATGAGTGTGGAAGAATGCAGGGTGTTCAGCACGCGCTCTGCTTCCCGCAGCATTTGGGCTGGGTGCTGGAAACGGGGCTGTTCTGTGAGCTGTGCGTGCCTCCTGTGACCGCCCCGCTCCTCCTGCAGGAACATTCGGGTCATCAGGAGGCGATTCCAGGACATGTTTGAGCAGGGCTCCCTGGATGGCTCCCGGAGGCTCTATGTGTGAGTACGAGCAAGGTGCGCGCTCTGGCTCTGCACTGGGCGCACAGCTCTCAGCTGAAGCCACTGGGATGGTTCTGAGTGTAAACAGTGGCTTTCTGAAAGTGCAGTTCTCTTCCGTGccccacgctgctgctgcttcccttagGGATgatgtgattttgttttcattgtggTAGGACTTTGCATGCACACACCAGTCCCTTGCAGCTGGAAGCCCCATTTCTCCCCCACACCACAGCCTCCGAGCTCTGCGGGGCCCTTTCTTCCTCCACGCACATCTGCAGCACGCCCAGGCTGTTTCTGAGGTTTACACCAACACATTTCCTGTTGACCCTTCACGTGATGCTCTGCCTGGGTCTGGGTTACCCGTGCTGGAGGAGCAAGCACCGCGTGCCTGTGCAGCGTTGGCACCGAGCACGCTCAGCGTCTGGCCCGTGCAGGCAGCTGATGCCAGGCTGACGTTTACCTATCCTCAGGCTAACGTGCTTGGAGCTGCACGAGCCCAGAGGAAGCTGTGGTTGCACGCCAATGTTTTTTCTGTCGTTAGGCAGATTTTTTCCATGCTCTGACCCTTGGGGCCCCCGCCACGTTTAATTAATGAATACGCTTGTCAGCGCCAGGCGGTTAAGGGAGAAGCATTGCAGCGCTTCCTCCAGAGCATCCTGCCCTCGCCGTGAGCGCTGTCATGTGGCAATGGCCGTGCTGGGCTGCGTGGCCAAGGTTGGGGTACGTGGTACCATgatgctggcagcccggaaTCACCCTCAGATAAGGATCCTGTTCCCTCCCAGCCACAAGAACGTGAGGCTTCTAAACAATGAGCTCCTGACCTCCCTCTGGGCTTGGTGCCTGACTTATGGAGACTGTGCTTAGGGCAGGGCTTCCTGTGTCCCAGGAGCTGCTTCTCAAGGAACTCAGGAGGCCGAGCAGAAAGGGCAGACTCCATCACACGCTGCCTGCCTGGGCCTGACAGCTCCTCGGTGCTGGGCTTtgggcagaggagctgctggctctgatggctgctgctttctgttccaGGGACGGCCAGGAGGTAGCAGTGGTGTACTACAGAGACGGCTACGTGCCAAGCAACTACAGTGAGCAGGTCAGCACCCACTGCTTGTTCCTAGAAGCTGTGGCAGGGCTTTGGAACACCCCACGGTCCTGTCCTGGGTAGGGCTAGTCCTGCCCGGGTGGTCTTGGGATGCTGCCTGTCCCCACTGCTCGTGTAGTAAGAAAAGCAGGTGGCTTCCTTCTCCAGCCACCACTCCTGTGGGCACCTCCTGTCCTCAGCACGGAATTGCTGCTGAGCAATGCAGGTTAATGCAGATTAGCACATACTTAAAGGCTTGAACCACAaacctcctcctgccctcagtTATGCATTAGGACTGTTAGTAGCAGGTGAGAACAATacagagcagctcttgctgctgtCTGGAAATGTCAGGGTACAGGGGGAGGTAGCGGAGCAGCCTGGTGTGCCGCTCCCACgggtgcagctctgctgggatccgagtgctgtccccatccctgcggGCAGGGATCTCACACAGAGGGCTGAGCAGAAACAAGAGGAGGAAGCCTGGCCGTGCTGATGGGCTGATTGCTCTCCCCTGTCTCAGAACTGGGAGGCgcggctgctgctggagaggtcGCGGGCAGTGAAGTGCCCTGACATCGCCACGCAGCTGGCTGGCACCAAGAAGGTGCAGCAAGAGCTGAGCCGCCCGGGGAcgctggagaagctgctgcctGGCCACACCGAGGCTGTCAAACGCATGAGAGCAACGTTTGCTGGGCTGTACTCGCTGGATGTGGTGAGTGGGATGGGAACGAGGGTAAAGATGCAGACACGTGCTCGGCCTGCACGATGTCATCCCTTGgttcagaaatgtcagtggGTTTTGCTGGCCTCGGGCCCCTGGTGGTCGTGCTCAGAGAGGTCTCTTGAggtgctcctgctcctccctgaTGCTTTGTTGTTGCCATCTTTCCTCCAGGGTGAAGAGGGTGACCAGATCGCTGCCACAGCTATCGCCAGCCCCGAGCGCTTCGTGTTGAAACCGCAGCGAGAAGGAGGAGGTACGAGCTGGAGCGGGTGCCCCTGGGTTGTGGTGTGTGGTTCACGCCGTGTCCAGCATCCCCTGTGATGGCTCCTGGTCCTGGTCAGAGGGGTGGGAGGCAGGGTGGAGCGGCTCCTGCTGAGCTCCAGGTCCCAGCGcctgggacagggcagggcaggcacCTGACCCACGTGTTCCACCCTCAGGGAACAACCTGTATGGGGAGGAGCTCAGGCAGGTCCTGGAGAGGATCAAAGACAGCCCCGAGAGAACCTCCTACATCCTGATGGACAAGATCCAGCCGCAGCCAGCCGTGAATTACTTGCTGAGGGCGCGCAGTCCCCTAAAAGCCTCCGAGTGCATCTCAGAGCTTGGTATTTTCGGCGTCTACGTCAGGTGAGAATCATGCTCGCAGTATGGGGCGGTTCCCACAGGATGGAGGTACAGGGACAAATGGGATCGGGTGGGATacacacccagcagcagcagcagctttccaggCTGGCAGTTACTGGTTTGACAGCCGCATGGAGTCGGGGTGTCCCATCCCCATCGCTGGGGGAACCTCCCAGCACCTGCACACAGCCACACTCAGAAATAGCTGAAGGCTGAAGTGGTGCTCAACCCTGagtagctgctgcttttgtttaaaacccTCTTAGGTCCATAGAAACACTTCTGTAGCTTATAGATTGAAGCCCTCCTACAGCTTCTAGAAACAAATGCACTCTGGTAGCATTCACAGCTCAGCATTGCTCCCGTGCAGAGCAGTCCACCCACCTTAGCCCAGCCAAGGAAGGGCAGTGTCACCAGCAGGGGCCACGACTTCCAGTTGTCCCAGATCCCAGAAGCTGCGGGCTTTGTGCTCCACCGAGCTCCCCGCTCCCTTCTCTTTGCAggcagggcacagagctggtgcTGAACGAGGCGGCTGGGCACCTGCTGCGGACGAAGGCAGTGGAGCACGCGGATGGCGGAGTGGCTGCCGGGGTGGCAGTGCTGGACACCCCCTACCTGGTGTGAGCTCCTCGTGCAGTGCCCACGGGGCTGCTTTCCTCAGGGTGTGCCTAGTGAGCTGGGGACAGCCAAGAGTTTTGCATTGATTTGGAGCGTGCTCTCgggggctgctgcagtgctggagttGACCCTGCTCAGCGCTGGTCCCAGTTTTGTTAcgctcctgccctgctgcagcttccccaAGCCTCCATCACAGTCGGTGCGTTCTCTTGGCTTCACTGTGGGACCAGCACTGAGGGAAGGCAAGATGTGTCTCCCTCGGGTTTCCTGAATCAATGGGAACAGCGCAGCAGGTGCTCCTGCCCCTGGGCTCCTGTCTGGGGCGCACCCCTTTTCCactccagccctgctcagccgagcagctccagctgtgaCACAAAGTGCCCCTTCCTGGCAGTGCCCTGGTGATGCACCCGGGCAGCCCGAGCTCTGCAGCGAGGCCTAATGCCAATGTTCCTGATgtccctgctggctgtgcctgcagcctgcgGTCCAGGCGCCTCAATCAAGCATTGATCTGCCACTGCGCAGTGGTTCTGTTCTGTGGCTGATTCCACAATCCCTGGTTGGTGTTCAGTTGTGGGGGGTTGATTACCTCCACCAGAGATTAAAATATATGCTCAATCTGAACACGGCTCTGGGGTCAGTTTTGTCTGAGAACTGCTGTGGGAAGAGGGACACCTATCTTAAATAGTACCCAGAGTGGGGTTAGCGTGATGGGCATTTTGCACAAGGCAGGCTGAGCG encodes:
- the GSS gene encoding glutathione synthetase translates to MAGPWDVVLRDEAALRQAAVVAVDTALLEGVLMRTDVEPNASEVVSYAPFTLLPSAVPRALFEQAYAVQRDFNLLVDAISRDKEFLERTLASTIKVDDFTARLFRIHRQVLEEGLAQSVFLGINRSDYMFDCGAASPPALKQIEINTIAASFGGLASRTAAVHGRVLRVLGKPEEAARLLPNNPARGLAMGIAKAWELYGSPSAVVMFLVEEAQRNIFDQRCVENELWNRNIRVIRRRFQDMFEQGSLDGSRRLYVDGQEVAVVYYRDGYVPSNYSEQNWEARLLLERSRAVKCPDIATQLAGTKKVQQELSRPGTLEKLLPGHTEAVKRMRATFAGLYSLDVGEEGDQIAATAIASPERFVLKPQREGGGNNLYGEELRQVLERIKDSPERTSYILMDKIQPQPAVNYLLRARSPLKASECISELGIFGVYVRQGTELVLNEAAGHLLRTKAVEHADGGVAAGVAVLDTPYLV